The window TCTGCTCGATGCACGGGTCCCAAAAGGCGGAAGGTTCCCGGTCGTGCTGGATCAGGAGCTCGGCGGAGTATTCATACACGAAGCTGTGGGGCATGCAGCAGAGGGAGACATAGTTCTTGAGGGCGGCTCGATACTCCAGGGGAGGATCGGAGAGCGAATAGGCTCTGAGCTTGTAACCGTTAAAGACGATCCATCCCTCATGCATTACGGCCACTATCCCTTCGATGATGAGGGCTCCGCAGCGAGGGAGACCGTTCTTGTTGAGAATGGTGTACTGAGATCGTATCTCCACACAAGAGAGACTGCTGGAAGACTGGGAGGAGAGCCACGGAACGCCAGAGCTCAGGGATACAACCGCCCGATAGTGAGGATGTCAAACACATATCTGGCCAACGGCGACTGGAGTCTGGAGGAGATCCTCGAGGAGATGAAAGAGGGTGTATACCTCATAGGAAGCCGCGGCGGGCAGGTCAACACCGCCGAGGGTATCTTTCAGTTCAATGCCCGGAGAGGTTATCTTGTGAGGAACGGAGAGATCGCCGAGCTCGTAAGGGATGTCTCACTCTCAGGCCAGACCCTGAGCATTCTTAAGGGGGTGAGAGCTGTAGCAGACGATCTCAGGTTCAACAGCGGAGGATGCGGAAAGGGCGGGCAGGTCGTGCCTGTGGGAGATGGTGCGCCGCACATCCTCATAGAGGAGGCTGTGGTCGGCGGCGCGGGATAGAATTACGCTGTAAATGCGACCCCTGCGCCTGGTTATACTGTACACATCAATCTGCATTCGGTGAATGGCAGTGTATCGGGAAGTATGCTCGGAGAGGGTTGATTTCAAGTGGAATATTTTATCGCTCACATGATAACCGAGATGCATAACACAAGCTATAAATACAGGAGTGGAAAGTAGGCATAACGCCAGTGGTTGCATAAAATCAGGTTACTGTGGGCCTGTAGCTTAGTCCGGTTAGAGCGCTCGGCTCATAACCGAGTGGTCGCCGGTTCAAATCCGGCCAGGCCCATGTCCATCCCGCGTGGGGATTCCTGTGATTTTTGTGAGTTTATTTCAAAAATGCGTCCTATAGCGACAGGCACCCTGCAGTGCATCTGCCAAGCACCGCAGATGGCCACTCAGGCGAACATGATCGGGAGCAACAGACGCAAACTCCGGTCTTCCGGCCGGAAGAGATGGGTCGCCCAGTGCCGGTTCAGCATGTGGACGATCCGGAGACCTCGCCGCCCTGCTCTCCGCCGGAGATGATGCTCCTGGCCGACTTCTGCCAGGAGATTATCTTTTTGATGCTGATGCCGGTCGACTCAGAGATGCTGGCGGGATCTGTGGATATGAGCGCATCAAGAGTCTTTATTCCCGCGCTCTCGAGGCGCTCCCTGCTCTTAGGACCTATTCCCGAGATGTCACCAAGCTCGGGCATCCGCTGCGTTTCAGATCCCTTTTTCGCCTGCCAGTTGTTGAAGTTGCAGTATGGGCATCCGAGATCCCACGGTCTCTTCCCGCGATTTATTATTCTTATGTGGTTCATGCCGTGCGTCTCGCATCTCCGCTCCGTGACAACTATCATGCCTCCTCGGGGGAGAGGAAGCGTGAACCTGCACTCAGGGTAGCCGGAGCATCCCACGAACCTGGCACCGCGCCTTCCGCGCCGTATGATCAGATCCGAGCCGCAGAGGCTGCACCTCCCCACGATCCTGTCGACGCGAAGCCCCTCTCTCAGTGAATCCTCGATCTCCTTCCTGTGGGCGAGAAGCTCATCGAACACCGCTTCGAGCATCTGCCTCGACTCCTCGATGACCTCTCCCTTCGTGATCTTACGCTCCGCGATCTTGAGCATGTCATTCTCGAGGGTCCGTGTCATATCTGGCTTCGTGATCGCAGGGGCATGACGCTGGAGCGTATCCACAACGGCGTATGCTGTCTTCGTCGGTCTTATCGGATTGCCATGGATGTAGGCTCTCGCATAGAGCTTGCTTATTATGTCGTGCCTGGTGGACTTTGTTCCCAAACCGAGCTCGTCCATGAGCCTGACGAGACGCCCCTGCCCGAACCTTGCTGGCGGCTGGGTCTCTTTGGACAGCACCTCATGGCCAAGAACCTTCAGCATCTCTCCCTCCTCGAGAGGAGGAAGGACGTTCTCCTCAGCCCTGCTGTACGGATAGTACCTCCTCCAGCCCGGATCCAGAATCCTGGAGCCGTTTGCCCTGAAGGTCTCATCTCCGATATCAAAGCTGATGCTCGTCGTCTCCCAGACGCACTCGCCTGAGAGCGTCGCGAAGAACCGCCTCACAACGAGCTCGTATATCCTCCACTGCTCCTCTTTGAGGTCGTTTTTATCAGCGACAGAGGTCGGATATATCGGAGGGTGATCTGTTGTCGAGCGTTTCCCCCTTGTGGGCACAATGCTGCCCTTCATCAGCTCAAGAGCATCCTCACGGAACGGGCCTGATGAGAGCATCTCGAGCAGCGATTTTAAGTCGATCGATGGAGGGTAGACGGTGTTGTCTGTTCTGGGATAGCTGATGTACCCGTTTGTGTAAAGATCCTCTGCGATCCTCATCGCGTTCGCAGCTGTGAAGCCGATGCTGCTGGCAGCGCTGATGAAGCTGGTGGTATCGAAGGGCGTTGGCGGCCTGTCCCTTCTCCCTCCCCTGGAGATCGACCTGACGAGTGCAACATCGCTGAGAGAATTCAGTATGCGATCGACCTCGTCCCTGCTCCAGATCCTGGGTTTCGCATGCCTTACCCTTATGCCCTTCTCGAGATCTGCGTAGATCTCCCAGTAGGGCTTCGGCTGGAACGACTCTATCTCCCTCTCGCGGTCCACGATCAGAGCAAGCGTCGGGGATTGGACCCTCCCCACAGAGAGGAACTCCTTCCCGAGCCGGCCTGATGTTATCGAGATGAACCTCGTCAGCGCCGCGCCCCACACGAGGTCGATGATCTGCCTCGCCTCGCCTGATGCGGCAAGATTGAAGTCGACCTCCCCTGGCTGGGCGAATGCCCTGAGAATCTCGCTTTTTGTTATTGCGCTGAACCGCACCCTGTCAGCTTTTAGGGATGGATTGACCTCCTGCAGTATGCGGAGTGCCTCAACACCTATGAGCTCGCCCTCTCTGTCGTAGTCTGTGGCGATCGTGACATGATCCGCCTCTCTTCCGAGCTTTCTGAGCGCAGAGACTATCCGCTCCTGTGTGGGTTTTGATACGATCTCAGCCCTGATGAGATCCCTGTAATCGACTTTGTGCCAGTTGTTGTAGCTCTCCGGATAATCAAGGCCCACGATATGGCCGCTGAGGCCTATGACAACACGATCATCAAAACGAAATGTGTCAACACCGGAGACCTTCGCAACAGCCGGCTTCCTGCCAGCAAGAATCTCGGATATCCGCCTCGCAGCATCGTGCTTCTCAGCAATGATGAGGTGCATTCATCTCCGGAGACTCTTACAGGAAATATAAGAATCTGTCGGGATCGCCTGTGCGGATCGCATGTGTACAATCTCCAGAGGATCATCTGGATTGATAGCAGCAGGGCGCAAGCTCCGTCCTTCAGGCCGGAGAGGAGACCACGGCCGTAAAGTCTATATAAGGATCTGAAAAAGGGGAACGGAGGTTATCGGTTATGAAGTGGCAGGGAAAGTCTGCTAGAAAGCCCACTGGCGGGAGGCTGGTTCCGGCCAGAGGGAAGAGGAAGTACGAGCTGGGAAGAGAGCCAGCAGAGACGCTCATCGGGACAATCCGGGTCAAGAAGATCCGCACACGTGGAGGCAACCAGAAGCTCCGCCTTCTGAAGGCGGATATGGCCAACGTCTCAGATCCCGTCACAGGTGCCACAAAGCTTGTGAGGATCGAGACCGTGGTGGACAACCCGGCGAACCGGCATTATGTGAGAAGGAACATAATCACAAGGGGCGCTGTGATCAGGACCGAGATCGGCGAGGCCAGGGTCATGAGCAGGCCCGGACAGGACGGCGTGGTGAATGCTGTTCTCCTGCCGAAGCACTGACGTGCAGAGGCAGGGCACCTCGGTCCCCTACAGTCATTGCGTCCGGTGGTGCTGGCTTCTCAGGCCGAGTCGCACGTTGTTTTGTTGGGCCTGAGTGATTTGGTCTCACTTGGTTCTTATCAGGGTGGTCCGCCTTTCACTGCAGGGCAGTTCGCAGAGACGATCTGCAGAGATATGGCTCCAGGTCTTTAGCTTGAATCATCAGATAGTCTGCCATGAAGTCCTCTCTTCCCCTGAATGGGGAGGGGTCTTCTGCCTGCTTTTCTATAAAATCGATGCCTTCGGCATACCACCTCACAGAACCTGAGATGGCCGGGATCGAACGGCTCCGTTGAGCTGGTCTGAAAGATCATGAGATAGTTATTTATCCTATGGCGATTGACTTTTTAAGGGGTACTGATGCAGAAGCATTTACTGATATGCATACTTTTCCTGATGCTGTTGATGGTTCAGGGAGCGACATCGCTCAGAATGTACTCTGATGAATCCATAACAATCGATTCTCCTGTGGATGACGATATCTTCGCTGCAGGCAGCGTTGTGAACATAAATGCACCTGTCGACAGCGCCATCGTGGCCGGAGGTGTAGTAAATGTGAACGCGCCGGTATCCGGCGATCTCATCCTGGCCGGAGGTCAGGTAGTTCTCCGATCTGATATCGGGGGAAAGCTTGTCGCTGCTGGAAGCAGGATCAATATCTCATCGAGGATACAGAGAAATGCTGTGCTGATGGGTGAGGATATCAGCATGCTTCCCGGCACAGTTGTCGGTAGAGATGCTCTCATCGGCGCGAAGCGATTCAGCAACCAGGGAAGCATCAACGGCACGCTCACCGTTGCGGCTGAGGAGTTCGAGAACAACGGAACTGCAGGACGGGTGGAGTTCCAGAAGATCGAGGGCAGGCGCGAGGATACGGCATTCATGAGTTTCTTCCACCTGCTCAGCACCATCGGCTTTCTTCTGCTCGGCCTGATTGGACTCAGGGTGTTCCCATGGCTCTTCAGGGCATCGGAGGCCAAGATGCTCCGGGATCCAGCGATCGAGACACTCGTGGGCCTTCTGGCTATAATCGTGTGCGTCATCCTTGCAGTGATACTGGCCATAACGGTTGTGGGTATACCGATAGCTATAATGCTCCTGCTCCTCCTGGCGGTGGGCATCATGCTCTCAGGTCTTCTCGTATCATTCACGCTGGGGAGAAGGGTGATGGCCCTGCTCAGGAGCGGAACAGGCAGCTCTGTTTCATTTACAGTTGGGTACGTGATACTCAACATTCTGTTCCTGCTGCCGTACATCGGCTGGATCTTCATGCTGATCTCGGTGTGCCTGGGCATTGGTGCTCTGCTGTACGTTGTGCGGGATGGTGCGTCACCGCAGCTTACCACCGCATGAACTCCCAGGAATGGTGAGGGGGAAGAGTTCTCGGTCGCCAGGATGAGATCTGCACCCTCCCCTCTCCTGATCTCAACGGGCACAAAAACAACGTTTGTACCGAAGATGATCTTTCAGGATGGTTTGCAGCGGTGATGCTGATATTTTTCAGGCTCAGTGGAAATTCTTATATATCGAGAAATATCGATACGTTTCCAGGATGCACGAACTTACTGATGGATCTGTGGAGAAGCTCGCGAGGCTGATCGGTGATGAGGAGCGGGCGAGGCTCAAGATCCAGAGGCTCCGCTCTCTGGCAGACGTCATAGAGAGTGATGTGCAGGATGAGGTGAAGATCTTCAAGGCCCTCTCGGATCCGTGCAGGCTTGCGATACTCAAGCTCCTCCAGAATGGAGAGTTCTGCGTCTGCGAGATAATGATAGCGCTGGACCGACCGCAATCGACGACATCCCATCACCTCTCCATACTGAAGGATGCCGGGCTCATAAAAGAGCGGAAGGTGGGGAAGTGGTCGAACTACCGCCTCGCGGATGGCGCAGTGATTGAGATCATGAACCAGGCGCGCCTGCTCTCCAGGCTACAGAAATGATAAGATGATGAGGATGACGAGAAAGATCGTAATTGTTTTGATTGCGTCTGCAATGCTTTTGTCGCTACCATCAGCGCTCGCGGGCTGTGCATGCTCTGCCGGTGGCACGTGGGATCCATACGCGTTCCTGAACTACAACCCCACCCTGAGCATCAGCTCCACCGCTGATGGCAGGAGCGCTGGCGTGCAGGACGATTACAGAGCGGAGGATTTCCCGAATGGTGATATTCTCAGACCAATGCCATCGGTCTCCAGCTCGGATACGGTCCTGGCGATCACAGAGAAAGAGAACTCGAGCGACGGCGCTTACGTTAGGGGCGCTCTGATGCTGAGCCGTGGATCGCTGGTGAACCAGAACAACACCCTTAAGAGCCCGGAGGAGATCGCGAGCGCTCTTGGACGCGCTGGCGTGACCCCTTCAGACAGAATTGTTGTATACGGTGATGATCCTGGAGACGCAGCTCTGGGATTCCTCGCCCTGAAGTATGTGGGCCAGAGGGATGTGAGCCTTCTGGATGGTGGTATTGAGAGATGGAAATCAATGGGCCTTCCAGTGCAGAGCACTCCATCTGTGAGGGATGAGAGCGATTACACCCCCAACAAACAGGATCTAGTGGCAACATATGATTACATCATAAGCGGAGAGGCCCAGATAGTCGATGCGCGGCCCTTCAGGGACTTCGGCATCTCCAGGATACCCGGGGCGATACACATCGATTCTGAGAGGATCACAGATGGAGACAGAATTGTGGATAACGAGACCCTGAGTGGCTTATTCGCGCCTCTTCAGAGAGACCGGCCGGTTGTGGTGTACTCTGAGAACCTGAATCAATCATCACTTGTGTGGTTCGCTCTCCAGCTCATGGGATACAACGCCAAGATCTACTCATGGAGCGACTGGGTCTCACACACCACATCGTTGACACAAAACGCGCCCGGTGCGCTCGGTCGCAGCTCCACTGCCGTCACAGGATCGGAGGGCACGGGATCGGTTAGCAGGTACAGAAAGCTGGGACGGTGATGAAATGGCTACAAAGCTATCGCTTCTCTCGAGATTTCTCACGCTGTGGATATTCCTGGCGATGGTGCTGGGCATCGCGATAGGGAACTTCGCACCGCAGATCACGGAGCAGATACTGAAGCTCTCGATCGGAACGACATCGATACCGATAGCGATAGGTCTCATACTCATGATGTATCCGCCTCTTGCGAAGGTGAGGTACGAGGAGATGGGCCGGGTCTTCCGGGAGGTGAGGCTGCTCGGCTTTTCCCTTATCCAGAACTGGATTGTTGGTCCCATCGTGATGTTTGTGCTTGCGATCATCTT of the Methanothrix sp. genome contains:
- a CDS encoding TldD/PmbA family protein; translation: MEFFDTRIVRGRRISIVVDNSKVEEISESIFQGVAVRALVDGAWGFVRSDSVEDLEKSIERARRIARSVDGREILRLAESERGVSCRVPVKKDPSSVSLEEKVDLVREIERAARLPGISSTRVFYTDILTETEYSSSDGVSLRSSVTRTGFGISAVATRAGLLQSSSEIRAGVCGLELIEREDPFELARRASETALDLLDARVPKGGRFPVVLDQELGGVFIHEAVGHAAEGDIVLEGGSILQGRIGERIGSELVTVKDDPSLMHYGHYPFDDEGSAARETVLVENGVLRSYLHTRETAGRLGGEPRNARAQGYNRPIVRMSNTYLANGDWSLEEILEEMKEGVYLIGSRGGQVNTAEGIFQFNARRGYLVRNGEIAELVRDVSLSGQTLSILKGVRAVADDLRFNSGGCGKGGQVVPVGDGAPHILIEEAVVGGAG
- a CDS encoding DNA topoisomerase I, whose protein sequence is MHLIIAEKHDAARRISEILAGRKPAVAKVSGVDTFRFDDRVVIGLSGHIVGLDYPESYNNWHKVDYRDLIRAEIVSKPTQERIVSALRKLGREADHVTIATDYDREGELIGVEALRILQEVNPSLKADRVRFSAITKSEILRAFAQPGEVDFNLAASGEARQIIDLVWGAALTRFISITSGRLGKEFLSVGRVQSPTLALIVDREREIESFQPKPYWEIYADLEKGIRVRHAKPRIWSRDEVDRILNSLSDVALVRSISRGGRRDRPPTPFDTTSFISAASSIGFTAANAMRIAEDLYTNGYISYPRTDNTVYPPSIDLKSLLEMLSSGPFREDALELMKGSIVPTRGKRSTTDHPPIYPTSVADKNDLKEEQWRIYELVVRRFFATLSGECVWETTSISFDIGDETFRANGSRILDPGWRRYYPYSRAEENVLPPLEEGEMLKVLGHEVLSKETQPPARFGQGRLVRLMDELGLGTKSTRHDIISKLYARAYIHGNPIRPTKTAYAVVDTLQRHAPAITKPDMTRTLENDMLKIAERKITKGEVIEESRQMLEAVFDELLAHRKEIEDSLREGLRVDRIVGRCSLCGSDLIIRRGRRGARFVGCSGYPECRFTLPLPRGGMIVVTERRCETHGMNHIRIINRGKRPWDLGCPYCNFNNWQAKKGSETQRMPELGDISGIGPKSRERLESAGIKTLDALISTDPASISESTGISIKKIISWQKSARSIISGGEQGGEVSGSSTC
- a CDS encoding 30S ribosomal protein S8e; protein product: MKWQGKSARKPTGGRLVPARGKRKYELGREPAETLIGTIRVKKIRTRGGNQKLRLLKADMANVSDPVTGATKLVRIETVVDNPANRHYVRRNIITRGAVIRTEIGEARVMSRPGQDGVVNAVLLPKH
- a CDS encoding metalloregulator ArsR/SmtB family transcription factor, translating into MHELTDGSVEKLARLIGDEERARLKIQRLRSLADVIESDVQDEVKIFKALSDPCRLAILKLLQNGEFCVCEIMIALDRPQSTTSHHLSILKDAGLIKERKVGKWSNYRLADGAVIEIMNQARLLSRLQK
- a CDS encoding rhodanese-like domain-containing protein codes for the protein MSLPSALAGCACSAGGTWDPYAFLNYNPTLSISSTADGRSAGVQDDYRAEDFPNGDILRPMPSVSSSDTVLAITEKENSSDGAYVRGALMLSRGSLVNQNNTLKSPEEIASALGRAGVTPSDRIVVYGDDPGDAALGFLALKYVGQRDVSLLDGGIERWKSMGLPVQSTPSVRDESDYTPNKQDLVATYDYIISGEAQIVDARPFRDFGISRIPGAIHIDSERITDGDRIVDNETLSGLFAPLQRDRPVVVYSENLNQSSLVWFALQLMGYNAKIYSWSDWVSHTTSLTQNAPGALGRSSTAVTGSEGTGSVSRYRKLGR